A single region of the Oenococcus kitaharae DSM 17330 genome encodes:
- a CDS encoding aldo/keto reductase — protein MEFKTLNDGNKLPVLGFGVFQIPDPKQAAQAVVDAISSGYRLIDTAASYGNEEAVGKGIKESGVSRDELFITTKLWVSDTGYDATKKAFETSLKKLQLDYLDLYLIHQPYGDVYGSWRAMEDLKKEGKVKSIGVSNFDSDRVMDLMLYNDVTPAVNQIETSPWTQQKDAVAFLEDHNIQPEAWAPFAEGKHEIFTNPVLSEIGAKYNKSVGQVILRWLTQRGVIALAKSTHQARMAENFNSLDFKLTDDELTQIAALDKKESQFFDHRDPAAVERIHSLVRHVD, from the coding sequence ATGGAATTTAAAACATTAAATGATGGCAACAAACTGCCTGTACTTGGTTTTGGGGTCTTTCAGATCCCGGATCCAAAACAAGCGGCCCAGGCCGTGGTTGATGCCATTAGTAGCGGCTACCGCTTGATTGATACAGCGGCTTCCTACGGCAACGAAGAAGCGGTTGGCAAAGGCATCAAGGAGTCTGGTGTTTCTCGTGATGAGCTGTTTATCACGACTAAGCTCTGGGTCTCTGATACAGGTTATGACGCCACGAAGAAGGCTTTTGAGACTTCGCTTAAAAAGCTGCAGTTAGACTACCTGGACCTGTATTTAATCCACCAGCCTTATGGCGATGTCTATGGTTCTTGGCGGGCCATGGAAGATCTAAAAAAAGAAGGCAAGGTCAAATCCATTGGCGTGTCCAACTTTGATTCCGACCGTGTCATGGACTTGATGCTCTATAACGACGTCACCCCAGCCGTGAACCAGATTGAGACCAGTCCTTGGACCCAGCAAAAAGACGCGGTGGCCTTCTTAGAAGATCACAACATCCAGCCGGAAGCCTGGGCGCCTTTTGCCGAAGGCAAGCATGAGATCTTTACCAACCCGGTCTTGTCTGAAATCGGTGCTAAGTACAACAAGTCGGTGGGCCAAGTGATCTTGCGCTGGCTGACTCAGCGCGGCGTCATTGCTTTAGCCAAGTCCACGCATCAGGCTCGTATGGCTGAAAACTTCAACAGCCTGGACTTTAAGCTCACGGATGACGAGCTGACTCAGATCGCTGCCTTAGATAAAAAAGAGTCTCAGTTCTTTGACCACCGTGACCCAGCCGCTGTTGAACGTATCCACAGCCTAGTTCGGCACGTGGACTAA
- a CDS encoding cupin domain-containing protein: MVENEAVSQGVIFPLGDKNEAFAKYFTGQSYLEGLVNDPDVNVGVGVVTFEPGTRNHWHIHHDGFQILLVTGGTGWYQEAGHPARLLKPGDVVVTHDGVKHWHGATKDSWLSHIAITAGHPEWLEAVSDEDYNRLEEN; this comes from the coding sequence ATGGTTGAAAATGAAGCTGTCAGCCAAGGCGTGATTTTTCCGCTTGGCGATAAGAATGAAGCTTTTGCTAAGTATTTCACGGGGCAAAGCTATCTGGAAGGCTTGGTTAATGACCCGGACGTAAACGTTGGTGTGGGTGTCGTTACTTTTGAACCAGGTACGCGTAATCATTGGCATATTCATCATGATGGTTTCCAGATTCTTTTGGTTACTGGCGGTACAGGCTGGTACCAGGAAGCTGGCCATCCAGCCCGCTTGTTAAAGCCCGGTGATGTCGTTGTGACTCATGATGGTGTCAAACATTGGCATGGTGCAACGAAAGACAGTTGGCTCAGTCACATCGCAATCACAGCCGGCCATCCAGAATGGTTGGAAGCTGTTTCCGATGAAGACTATAACCGTTTGGAGGAAAACTAA
- a CDS encoding carboxymuconolactone decarboxylase family protein: MAEKQTAGQDRLGDFAPQFAKLNDDVLFGQVWDKEDELSRHDRSMTTVSSLMSLGLFPQLKDHMALAKKNGVTKTEIVALITQLAFYAGWPKAWSAFTLAKEIWD; this comes from the coding sequence ATGGCAGAAAAACAAACCGCTGGTCAAGATCGCTTAGGCGATTTCGCACCGCAATTTGCCAAATTAAATGATGATGTTCTTTTTGGCCAAGTCTGGGATAAGGAAGACGAGTTAAGCCGTCATGACCGCAGTATGACCACGGTGTCCAGCTTAATGTCTTTGGGCCTTTTTCCACAATTAAAAGATCATATGGCATTAGCCAAGAAAAACGGCGTCACGAAAACTGAAATCGTCGCTTTGATTACCCAACTGGCTTTTTATGCTGGTTGGCCAAAGGCCTGGTCAGCTTTCACACTGGCTAAAGAAATCTGGGACTAA
- a CDS encoding NAD(P)H-binding protein — MNMLILAANGAIARLVEEKILSDAKYKDVQLTLFLRNKSRLSDLADNARVKLVEGDLSNASDVNAAAAGQDLVFIAFGATSNLQMTQNVVNGMQANQVKRVVEINDLGIYDEVPGKFGAWNKQIIGAGIQVGFQADALLEKSGLDYTTLRLPWLNNRDEVKYVLTEKGETFPGTSGSRKSIADVVLRIVADPSFGSKASLGIADPATAGLDKPVY, encoded by the coding sequence ATGAATATGTTAATACTAGCGGCTAACGGTGCGATCGCACGTTTGGTCGAAGAAAAAATCCTCAGTGATGCAAAATATAAAGACGTTCAGTTGACATTGTTTTTGCGCAATAAATCGCGTTTGAGCGACCTGGCTGATAATGCACGTGTGAAACTGGTTGAAGGCGACTTGTCGAACGCAAGCGACGTAAATGCCGCCGCTGCTGGCCAAGATTTGGTTTTCATCGCCTTTGGTGCGACTAGCAATCTTCAGATGACACAGAACGTCGTTAACGGAATGCAAGCAAATCAAGTTAAGCGTGTAGTCGAAATCAATGACCTAGGCATCTACGATGAGGTTCCTGGCAAGTTTGGTGCTTGGAACAAGCAGATTATCGGTGCCGGTATCCAAGTTGGTTTCCAAGCCGATGCATTATTAGAAAAATCCGGTTTAGACTACACCACTTTGCGTTTACCTTGGTTGAATAACCGTGACGAAGTTAAATACGTGCTGACTGAAAAAGGTGAAACCTTCCCAGGCACATCCGGTTCGCGTAAAAGCATCGCTGATGTCGTTTTGAGAATTGTTGCAGACCCATCTTTTGGCAGCAAAGCCAGCCTTGGTATTGCAGATCCAGCGACTGCCGGATTAGATAAACCCGTCTATTAA
- a CDS encoding MFS transporter, whose protein sequence is MEKIKKQRIILTAVLISYFLIIMSNSVIFTGVVNIQRDLSLSAKALPWVSNSYSLTFGGLLLLAGRLGDIFEKKLIFIIGIVVFGISSLLVGIANTSGLMILARAVQGIGASIIAPTSSALLLDTFAGAERTKAIALYGATAGIGSSVGLVVGGLFASLWTWRIGFLINFPIAAVLLYLVLKYVSSQAQHEGSKIDFGGSLLSILAVASILYAMTADSNQLIFLAIGIVLLIAFIVLEKKISRPIMPITLFQDPERIGAYIARFFYMAAMMSFWFFTPQLMQNTMNFTPLWVGFGFFPMTMVMYIVAMRLPIMTEKIGNARILRIGMVLTLLGMIWVCCFQSGFGYWFGIAAPMILVGAGQSMVISPLTVSGVVRTRGEESGAASGLVNAVHQIGGAVGLALITLLAGSIGNQVFRYRISMIVATVLVGLAYIATLLLVRIEKND, encoded by the coding sequence ATGGAAAAAATTAAAAAACAAAGGATCATTCTGACAGCTGTCTTGATCAGCTATTTCCTGATTATTATGAGTAATTCAGTGATCTTTACAGGAGTGGTAAACATCCAACGCGATCTATCACTATCAGCTAAAGCATTGCCATGGGTCAGCAACAGTTATTCATTAACTTTTGGCGGCCTACTGCTGTTAGCTGGCAGATTGGGAGACATTTTTGAGAAAAAACTGATTTTCATTATCGGGATTGTCGTCTTTGGTATCAGTTCCTTGCTGGTCGGGATTGCTAATACTAGTGGTTTGATGATCTTAGCGCGAGCTGTTCAAGGTATTGGTGCCTCGATTATCGCGCCGACTTCATCGGCGCTTCTGCTAGATACTTTTGCCGGCGCCGAACGGACAAAAGCAATCGCTCTTTATGGTGCAACAGCCGGCATCGGATCCAGCGTCGGACTCGTGGTGGGCGGCTTGTTTGCCAGCTTGTGGACTTGGCGGATTGGTTTTTTAATTAATTTTCCGATTGCTGCCGTATTGCTCTATCTCGTTTTGAAATACGTGTCGTCGCAAGCGCAGCACGAAGGCTCTAAAATTGATTTTGGCGGTAGTTTGTTGTCAATTTTGGCGGTAGCCAGTATCTTATATGCGATGACCGCTGACAGTAATCAGTTAATATTCTTAGCTATCGGCATCGTCTTATTAATTGCCTTTATTGTGTTAGAGAAAAAAATTTCAAGGCCGATTATGCCGATAACACTTTTTCAGGATCCGGAACGTATTGGCGCTTATATTGCACGATTTTTTTACATGGCCGCGATGATGAGTTTTTGGTTTTTCACGCCGCAATTGATGCAGAACACAATGAACTTCACGCCTCTATGGGTCGGATTCGGCTTCTTTCCTATGACCATGGTCATGTATATTGTTGCAATGCGCCTGCCAATCATGACTGAAAAAATCGGCAATGCCCGTATTCTGCGTATCGGTATGGTATTAACGTTATTGGGTATGATTTGGGTTTGCTGCTTTCAAAGCGGTTTCGGTTACTGGTTTGGCATCGCCGCGCCAATGATTCTTGTTGGGGCCGGGCAAAGCATGGTAATCAGTCCTTTGACAGTTTCCGGCGTTGTCAGGACTCGCGGTGAAGAATCCGGTGCAGCTTCCGGATTAGTAAACGCCGTGCACCAAATTGGTGGTGCTGTCGGTTTGGCCTTAATCACACTATTAGCAGGAAGTATCGGTAATCAGGTTTTCCGTTATCGCATCTCAATGATTGTGGCCACTGTTTTGGTGGGCCTTGCATATATCGCGACGCTGCTGTTAGTGCGTATCGAAAAGAACGATTAA
- a CDS encoding NAD-dependent succinate-semialdehyde dehydrogenase, with protein sequence MAYQTVNPYTNEVVKTYDFATKEEIQESLATTHSLYKEWRNQPIADRAKILHKVADIFRQKEDELAKIATTDMGKLFKESKGEVELCALIADYFADHGEELLAPTPIATRATGAAEIEKQSTGVIMAVEPWNFPYYQIMRVFAPNFIVGNPMILKHASNTPGSAAAFQAAVEEAGAPKGSLINLFLDYDQVGDIISDPRVQGIALTGSKRGGQSVAKAAGESLKKNSMELGGTDAFIVLSDADVKKAVDLAWRARLYNAGQVCTSSKRFIVADNLYDDFLAQLKAKFAAVKPGDPMDPKTTLAPMNSKRAKDKLQAQVDQAVQAGAQVYYGNQPIDLPGQFLQPTILTNIDQKNPAYYEEMFGPIAQVYKVHSDEEAIELANDSELGLGGIVFSADPKHGKEVAKQIETGMVFVNTFLSSLPELPFGGVKGSGYGRELSSLGLMAFVNEKLILTAQAPDYTNGAGGLAVM encoded by the coding sequence ATGGCATATCAAACAGTAAATCCATATACGAATGAAGTCGTTAAGACATATGACTTCGCAACTAAAGAAGAAATTCAAGAGAGCCTAGCAACGACTCACAGTTTATATAAAGAATGGCGCAATCAGCCCATTGCTGACCGGGCCAAAATTTTGCACAAGGTCGCTGACATCTTCCGTCAAAAAGAAGATGAATTGGCCAAAATCGCAACCACTGATATGGGCAAACTCTTTAAAGAGTCCAAAGGCGAAGTTGAGCTTTGTGCTTTGATCGCTGATTACTTCGCTGATCATGGTGAAGAATTATTGGCACCAACACCCATTGCAACACGAGCAACTGGTGCTGCCGAGATTGAAAAACAGTCTACCGGTGTCATCATGGCTGTTGAACCATGGAATTTCCCTTATTATCAAATCATGCGTGTCTTTGCTCCCAACTTTATCGTTGGCAATCCAATGATTTTAAAACACGCTTCTAACACACCCGGTTCCGCTGCGGCCTTTCAAGCAGCTGTTGAAGAAGCAGGTGCACCTAAAGGCAGCCTGATCAATTTGTTCCTTGATTATGATCAAGTTGGCGATATTATTTCTGATCCACGTGTTCAAGGCATTGCTTTAACTGGATCTAAGCGTGGCGGCCAGTCTGTTGCCAAAGCCGCTGGTGAAAGTTTGAAAAAAAACTCAATGGAATTGGGCGGCACTGATGCCTTTATCGTCTTAAGTGATGCTGATGTCAAAAAAGCCGTTGACTTAGCTTGGCGCGCACGTTTGTATAACGCCGGACAAGTCTGCACTTCTTCTAAACGTTTTATCGTGGCTGATAATCTTTACGACGACTTCTTGGCACAGTTAAAGGCCAAGTTTGCCGCAGTTAAACCTGGCGACCCCATGGATCCCAAGACAACTTTGGCACCAATGAACTCTAAGAGAGCTAAAGACAAGCTGCAGGCACAAGTTGATCAAGCCGTACAAGCCGGTGCTCAAGTGTATTATGGCAATCAGCCGATTGACCTGCCAGGACAGTTCCTGCAGCCGACTATTTTGACCAATATTGATCAAAAAAATCCTGCCTATTACGAAGAAATGTTTGGCCCAATCGCCCAAGTCTACAAGGTTCACAGTGATGAAGAAGCGATTGAATTAGCCAACGATTCAGAACTTGGTTTGGGCGGTATTGTCTTCTCTGCTGATCCAAAACATGGTAAAGAAGTTGCTAAACAAATCGAGACTGGCATGGTTTTCGTTAATACCTTCTTGAGTTCATTACCAGAATTGCCTTTTGGCGGAGTAAAAGGCTCTGGTTATGGTCGAGAATTAAGTTCGCTTGGCCTGATGGCCTTCGTGAATGAGAAATTAATCCTGACTGCACAAGCACCTGACTACACAAACGGTGCCGGCGGTCTGGCAGTTATGTAA